A section of the Triticum dicoccoides isolate Atlit2015 ecotype Zavitan chromosome 7A, WEW_v2.0, whole genome shotgun sequence genome encodes:
- the LOC119327602 gene encoding uncharacterized protein LOC119327602 isoform X2 encodes MGSPAWRGLWRGLSRCGRSPYTAPPPPSLYLARAAEVPDASGRRHLAVQRHAISHMLGTMDLAPSINTEEWWKRRSRYHGASWVQAHAPSRFFSATPKDLLKGSKADPSDLAVPSPGDDAHGPGDMAMHNRFASAQPIALVEQGEANVRDNDYPLIKPEDDGLTEAIKCYMLKTGADQIVPDTWAAEYGAREDVEIVYPLSSPISIVANWSGDGIISYVKMKIKQLEVKWWQIRYLSKAAQAAGAIDSNFERGLICVEEHAYLYLPLIRRREMLPTLSSSYHIFPQMRRFFSRRKRKFQEEIILKAKNSGVLCLDGTSAEVKSSLRKVIAQLRQFCYDHGERVDVSSIYGPGSEVYTPPGVGTFHLEVLHCERSISFPILANKLYFRAFRNGHGMFVFKNEEDFKCDEDYIVLDFTGSYTSAGLARHSVGDTWIGTQALRHAFHVISKCNGRSTDLLKQAIQIFIIHIAEAARIQCVLDAVCESITGERTHLDEPNSQPTCAPSSEPEAEAESAPSSEAEAAPSSETEAAVSPAASPPSSATEAAPVASSPAPPPSYWIATYGHYSNEAKEAINAQLTKNVKYTIISKDDYQITSLDDILKQIRILSRGVHNKGVFAHKADDSLLALPKECPPDPSGKEVEYPYALLEEWNTGKIL; translated from the exons ATGGGGTCGCCGGCCTGGCGCGGCTTATGGCGAGGCTTGTCGAGATGTGGCCGCTCCCCCTACACCGCGCCGCCCCCTCCCAGTCTCTACCTCGCCAGGGCAGCAGAGGTCCCCGATGCGTCGGGGCGCCGCCATCTCGCCGTGCAGCGGCACGCGATCTCACACATGCTGGGAACCATGGATCTGGCGCCTAGCATCAACACGGAggagtggtggaagaggaggagccgGTACCACGGGGCGAGCTGGGTTCAGGCGCACGCTCCGTCGCGCTTCTTCTCGGCTACCCCCAAGGATCTACTGAAGGGTTCGAAGGCGGATCCGAGCGATCTTGCGGTGCCGAGTCCAGGTGATGATGCACACGGTCCCGGGGACATGGCGATGCACAATCGGTTCGCATCGGCACAACCGATCGCGCTTGTAGAGCAG GGTGAAGCAAATGTCCGTGACAATGATTATCCCTTGATAAAGCCTGAAGATGATGGTCTAACTGAAGCTATTAAGTGCTACATGTTGAAGACGGGTGCAGACCAAATTGTTCCTGACACG TGGGCTGCTGAGTATGGTGCAAGGGAAGATGTTGAGATTGTCTATCCATTAAGCTCACCCATTTCAATTGTGGCAAATTGGAGCGGTGATGGGATCATTAGTTATGTGAAGATGAAAATCAAGCAACTTGAG GTGAAGTGGTGGCAGATCAGATATCTGAGTAAAGCCGCACAAGCTGCTGGTGCAATTGACTCTAATTTTGAAAGAGGCTTGATATGTGTTGAG GAGCACGCTTATTTGTACCTCCCTCTAATACGCCGGAGAGAAATGTTGCCAACGCTGTCTTCTTCATATCATATTTTTCCTCAAATGCGCAGATTTTTTTCGCGAAGAAAG AGAAAGTTTCAGGAAGAGATCATTTTGAAGGCAAAGAACTCCGGCGTTTTATGTTTGGATGGTACCAGTGCTGAAGTGAAATCAAGCCTGAGAAAAGTAATTGCACAGTTGCGGCAGTTTTGCTATGACCACGGGGAGCGTGTTGATGTCTCATCTATCTATGGACCTGGGAGCGAGGTATATACTCCACCAGGAGTTGGTACATTCCATCTTGAGGTCTTACACTGCGAAAGATCCATCAGCTTTCCAATTTTGGCAAACAAGCTATATTTCAGAGCCTTCAGAAATGGTCACGGTATGTTTGTATTCAAAAATGAGGAGGATTTTAAATGTGATGAGGATTACATTGTGCTTGACTTTACGGGTAGTTATACCTCTGCTGGCCTTGCTCGGCATAGTGTCGGGGACACATGGATAGGAACTCAAGCTCTTAGACACGCATTTCATGTCATATCCAAGTGCAACGGAAGGTCTACAGATTTATTGAAGCAAGCTATCCAAATCTTCATAATTCATATAGCTGAAGCTGCACGCATCCAATGCGTTCTTGATGCAGTTTGCGAATCAATTACTGGTGAAAGGACTCATCTAGATGAGCCTAATTCGCAACCTACCTGTGCACCATCTAGTGAGCCAGAGGCTGAGGCTGAGTCTGCTCCTTCAAGTGAGGCTGAGGCTGCTCCTTCAAGTGAGACTGAGGCTGCAGTTTCGCCAGCCGCTTCTCCACCTTCGAGCGCTACTGAGGCTGCTCCTGTTGCTTCATCACCAGCTCCTCCACCATCTTATTGGATTGCGACTTACGGGCATTATTCAAATGAAGCTAAGGAAGCAATCAACGCGCAACTGACCAAGAATGTGAAATATACCATTATTAGTAAGGATGATTATCAGATAACATCACTGGATGATATCTTGAAACAGATCAGGATATTATCCCGGGGAGTGCACAACAAGGGTGTATTTGCACACAAAGCAGATGACTCACTATTGGCACTGCCAAAAGAGTGTCCGCCTGATCCTAGTGGGAAGGAGGTAGAGTATCCTTATGCTCTATTAGAGGAGTGGAACACGGGCAAGATTCTGTAG
- the LOC119327602 gene encoding uncharacterized protein LOC119327602 isoform X1, which produces MGSPAWRGLWRGLSRCGRSPYTAPPPPSLYLARAAEVPDASGRRHLAVQRHAISHMLGTMDLAPSINTEEWWKRRSRYHGASWVQAHAPSRFFSATPKDLLKGSKADPSDLAVPSPGDDAHGPGDMAMHNRFASAQPIALVEQGEANVRDNDYPLIKPEDDGLTEAIKCYMLKTGADQIVPDTLSSFLKWAAEYGAREDVEIVYPLSSPISIVANWSGDGIISYVKMKIKQLEVKWWQIRYLSKAAQAAGAIDSNFERGLICVEEHAYLYLPLIRRREMLPTLSSSYHIFPQMRRFFSRRKRKFQEEIILKAKNSGVLCLDGTSAEVKSSLRKVIAQLRQFCYDHGERVDVSSIYGPGSEVYTPPGVGTFHLEVLHCERSISFPILANKLYFRAFRNGHGMFVFKNEEDFKCDEDYIVLDFTGSYTSAGLARHSVGDTWIGTQALRHAFHVISKCNGRSTDLLKQAIQIFIIHIAEAARIQCVLDAVCESITGERTHLDEPNSQPTCAPSSEPEAEAESAPSSEAEAAPSSETEAAVSPAASPPSSATEAAPVASSPAPPPSYWIATYGHYSNEAKEAINAQLTKNVKYTIISKDDYQITSLDDILKQIRILSRGVHNKGVFAHKADDSLLALPKECPPDPSGKEVEYPYALLEEWNTGKIL; this is translated from the exons ATGGGGTCGCCGGCCTGGCGCGGCTTATGGCGAGGCTTGTCGAGATGTGGCCGCTCCCCCTACACCGCGCCGCCCCCTCCCAGTCTCTACCTCGCCAGGGCAGCAGAGGTCCCCGATGCGTCGGGGCGCCGCCATCTCGCCGTGCAGCGGCACGCGATCTCACACATGCTGGGAACCATGGATCTGGCGCCTAGCATCAACACGGAggagtggtggaagaggaggagccgGTACCACGGGGCGAGCTGGGTTCAGGCGCACGCTCCGTCGCGCTTCTTCTCGGCTACCCCCAAGGATCTACTGAAGGGTTCGAAGGCGGATCCGAGCGATCTTGCGGTGCCGAGTCCAGGTGATGATGCACACGGTCCCGGGGACATGGCGATGCACAATCGGTTCGCATCGGCACAACCGATCGCGCTTGTAGAGCAG GGTGAAGCAAATGTCCGTGACAATGATTATCCCTTGATAAAGCCTGAAGATGATGGTCTAACTGAAGCTATTAAGTGCTACATGTTGAAGACGGGTGCAGACCAAATTGTTCCTGACACG CTTTCGTCGTTCCTCAAGTGGGCTGCTGAGTATGGTGCAAGGGAAGATGTTGAGATTGTCTATCCATTAAGCTCACCCATTTCAATTGTGGCAAATTGGAGCGGTGATGGGATCATTAGTTATGTGAAGATGAAAATCAAGCAACTTGAG GTGAAGTGGTGGCAGATCAGATATCTGAGTAAAGCCGCACAAGCTGCTGGTGCAATTGACTCTAATTTTGAAAGAGGCTTGATATGTGTTGAG GAGCACGCTTATTTGTACCTCCCTCTAATACGCCGGAGAGAAATGTTGCCAACGCTGTCTTCTTCATATCATATTTTTCCTCAAATGCGCAGATTTTTTTCGCGAAGAAAG AGAAAGTTTCAGGAAGAGATCATTTTGAAGGCAAAGAACTCCGGCGTTTTATGTTTGGATGGTACCAGTGCTGAAGTGAAATCAAGCCTGAGAAAAGTAATTGCACAGTTGCGGCAGTTTTGCTATGACCACGGGGAGCGTGTTGATGTCTCATCTATCTATGGACCTGGGAGCGAGGTATATACTCCACCAGGAGTTGGTACATTCCATCTTGAGGTCTTACACTGCGAAAGATCCATCAGCTTTCCAATTTTGGCAAACAAGCTATATTTCAGAGCCTTCAGAAATGGTCACGGTATGTTTGTATTCAAAAATGAGGAGGATTTTAAATGTGATGAGGATTACATTGTGCTTGACTTTACGGGTAGTTATACCTCTGCTGGCCTTGCTCGGCATAGTGTCGGGGACACATGGATAGGAACTCAAGCTCTTAGACACGCATTTCATGTCATATCCAAGTGCAACGGAAGGTCTACAGATTTATTGAAGCAAGCTATCCAAATCTTCATAATTCATATAGCTGAAGCTGCACGCATCCAATGCGTTCTTGATGCAGTTTGCGAATCAATTACTGGTGAAAGGACTCATCTAGATGAGCCTAATTCGCAACCTACCTGTGCACCATCTAGTGAGCCAGAGGCTGAGGCTGAGTCTGCTCCTTCAAGTGAGGCTGAGGCTGCTCCTTCAAGTGAGACTGAGGCTGCAGTTTCGCCAGCCGCTTCTCCACCTTCGAGCGCTACTGAGGCTGCTCCTGTTGCTTCATCACCAGCTCCTCCACCATCTTATTGGATTGCGACTTACGGGCATTATTCAAATGAAGCTAAGGAAGCAATCAACGCGCAACTGACCAAGAATGTGAAATATACCATTATTAGTAAGGATGATTATCAGATAACATCACTGGATGATATCTTGAAACAGATCAGGATATTATCCCGGGGAGTGCACAACAAGGGTGTATTTGCACACAAAGCAGATGACTCACTATTGGCACTGCCAAAAGAGTGTCCGCCTGATCCTAGTGGGAAGGAGGTAGAGTATCCTTATGCTCTATTAGAGGAGTGGAACACGGGCAAGATTCTGTAG